A genomic segment from Bacillus cereus G9842 encodes:
- a CDS encoding LCP family protein has protein sequence MGNHSSLREEKNKQKYKKKTIISLLLAVLLFGGIGYGAYVYMKTSSLVQKSNLNLARGEKSNLREKSVKPIANHVSLLIMGIDENQERQKEYNGAFHTDALLLATFNKDDKTVKLTSIPRDTYTYVPVEKKKDKITHAYGSGFVKNGKDGGPQASVEAVEKLLQVPVDYFVKFNFGSFTKIVDGLDGIEVDVPVEFTEQNSKDEPDAIHLKKGLQKLNGEEALALARTRHIDSDAMRGQRQQLVIESILSKLKSVGSITKLEKIVEAVDDDFKTNLVMDDILSFYKYGLNGSVEKIQLAGDDLYLPNGPNGQRVYYYNPNKKDLQSLSNTLRTHLGLSEKQIEEN, from the coding sequence ATGGGGAATCATTCATCTTTAAGAGAAGAGAAAAATAAGCAAAAATATAAAAAGAAAACGATAATAAGTTTACTACTAGCGGTATTGCTATTTGGTGGAATTGGCTATGGAGCCTATGTATATATGAAAACTTCTAGTCTCGTACAAAAATCTAATTTGAATTTAGCACGAGGTGAAAAATCCAATTTACGTGAGAAATCTGTAAAGCCAATTGCAAATCATGTTTCACTTTTAATTATGGGAATTGATGAAAATCAAGAACGACAAAAGGAGTATAATGGTGCATTTCATACAGATGCATTATTGTTAGCGACTTTTAATAAAGACGATAAAACAGTGAAATTAACGAGCATACCGCGTGATACATATACATACGTTCCAGTTGAAAAGAAAAAAGATAAAATAACCCATGCATATGGAAGTGGTTTCGTTAAAAATGGTAAAGATGGAGGACCGCAAGCTTCTGTGGAAGCGGTAGAAAAATTGTTACAAGTGCCCGTTGATTATTTTGTGAAATTTAATTTTGGTTCCTTTACTAAAATTGTTGATGGGTTAGATGGTATTGAAGTAGATGTCCCAGTTGAATTTACGGAGCAAAATAGTAAAGATGAACCTGATGCGATTCATTTGAAAAAAGGATTGCAAAAATTAAATGGGGAAGAAGCACTTGCACTAGCAAGAACGCGCCATATTGATAGTGATGCGATGAGAGGGCAGAGGCAACAACTTGTTATTGAATCGATTTTAAGTAAATTAAAAAGTGTAGGATCGATTACGAAGCTAGAAAAAATAGTTGAGGCAGTTGACGACGATTTTAAAACAAACTTAGTAATGGATGATATTTTATCTTTTTATAAATACGGTTTAAACGGTTCAGTTGAAAAAATACAACTAGCTGGTGATGATTTATATTTACCTAATGGTCCAAATGGGCAACGTGTATATTATTATAATCCTAATAAAAAAGATTTGCAGAGTTTGAGTAATACTCTTAGAACACATCTAGGGTTAAGTGAAAAGCAAATTGAGGAGAATTAA
- a CDS encoding peptide ABC transporter substrate-binding protein, with translation MKRKKMKKLTAVVAPVLVMSMALTACSGSGEKDKASTTPKSSEKEGGKLAAKQVLNLTESQEIPSMDSAKATDQVSFLALNNVMEGLYRLDKDNKATPGVAESYKKSDDGKKYTFTLNKNAKWSNGEPVTAKDFVFSWKRAVDKNTAAEYAYIMFDLKNAQAINEGKAELDTLGVKAVDDYTLEVELENPVPYFVELTSFGTFYPLNEKFVKEKGEKYGLEADTTLYNGPFTLTDWKHEEGWKLKKNAQYWDNKTVKLEEINFNVVKDSGTRVNLYESGQIDRSGLTSEFVDKYKSSPDFFTQKTPSTYFLRLNQKRGGQDTVLKSKDLRLAIAKAYDKKGLTNVILNDGSTPADYLVPKEFAKSPDGKDFRKENGDILKTDVKKAKEHWEKAKKELGKDAITVELLNYDGDGAKKVGEFLKGELEKNLPGLTVNLKNQPFKQKLKLESDLDYDLSYAGWGPDYLDPMTFIDMFVTNGPHNQTGYSNPKYDEIVQKGKGELLTKTKDRWDSLLKAEKMLLEDAAIAPLYQRGDAIVQRAKVKGIVHHPVGGDYSYKWAYIGEEK, from the coding sequence ATGAAGAGAAAAAAGATGAAAAAATTAACAGCGGTAGTAGCACCAGTTTTAGTAATGAGTATGGCATTAACAGCTTGCTCTGGATCTGGGGAAAAAGATAAAGCAAGCACAACACCAAAAAGCAGTGAAAAAGAAGGCGGAAAGCTAGCGGCGAAGCAAGTGCTTAATTTAACAGAGTCTCAAGAGATTCCATCTATGGACTCTGCTAAAGCGACAGACCAAGTATCGTTTCTCGCTTTAAACAACGTAATGGAAGGTTTGTATAGACTTGATAAAGATAATAAAGCAACACCAGGGGTTGCTGAATCATATAAAAAGAGTGATGATGGTAAAAAATATACATTTACATTGAATAAAAATGCAAAATGGTCAAATGGAGAGCCTGTAACAGCAAAAGATTTCGTATTCTCTTGGAAACGTGCGGTAGATAAAAATACAGCAGCAGAATATGCATACATTATGTTTGATTTAAAAAATGCACAAGCGATTAATGAAGGAAAAGCTGAGCTAGATACGTTAGGAGTAAAAGCTGTAGATGACTATACGTTAGAAGTAGAATTAGAAAATCCAGTTCCTTACTTTGTAGAATTAACTTCATTTGGAACATTTTATCCATTAAACGAGAAGTTTGTAAAAGAAAAAGGAGAAAAGTACGGTTTAGAAGCAGATACAACGTTATACAACGGACCATTTACATTAACAGACTGGAAACATGAAGAAGGTTGGAAGTTAAAGAAAAATGCACAATACTGGGATAATAAAACAGTTAAGTTGGAAGAAATTAACTTTAATGTGGTAAAAGATAGCGGTACACGTGTCAATTTATATGAAAGTGGACAAATTGATCGCTCAGGACTTACATCTGAATTTGTTGACAAATATAAATCAAGCCCCGATTTCTTTACACAAAAAACACCGTCAACGTACTTCTTACGCTTAAACCAAAAACGTGGTGGGCAAGATACAGTGCTAAAGAGCAAAGATTTACGTTTAGCGATTGCAAAAGCGTATGATAAAAAAGGCTTAACGAATGTAATTTTAAATGATGGTTCTACACCTGCAGATTACTTAGTACCAAAAGAATTTGCTAAGAGCCCAGATGGAAAAGACTTCCGTAAAGAAAATGGAGATATTTTAAAAACAGATGTGAAAAAGGCAAAAGAGCATTGGGAAAAAGCGAAAAAAGAACTTGGAAAAGATGCAATTACAGTAGAACTATTAAACTATGATGGTGATGGTGCGAAAAAAGTAGGAGAGTTCTTAAAAGGAGAACTTGAGAAAAACTTACCAGGCTTAACAGTGAATTTGAAAAACCAGCCATTTAAACAAAAGTTAAAATTAGAATCAGATCTAGATTATGATTTATCTTACGCTGGTTGGGGCCCTGACTACTTAGATCCAATGACGTTCATTGATATGTTCGTTACAAATGGGCCTCATAACCAAACAGGATATTCAAATCCTAAATATGATGAAATTGTGCAAAAAGGTAAAGGCGAGCTATTAACGAAAACGAAAGATCGTTGGGATAGCTTACTGAAAGCGGAGAAAATGTTACTGGAAGATGCAGCAATTGCACCATTATATCAACGTGGTGATGCAATTGTTCAAAGAGCAAAAGTAAAAGGAATTGTTCACCACCCAGTTGGTGGAGATTACAGCTACAAATGGGCATATATCGGTGAGGAAAAATAA
- a CDS encoding VOC family protein: protein MGIKHLNLTVTDVTASREFLERYFGLICSGTRGNAFVVMRDNDGFILTLMKGKEVQYPKTFHVGFPQGSEEQVDKINQRLKKDGFLVEPPKHAHAYTFYVEAPGGFTIEVMC from the coding sequence TTGGGAATTAAACATCTTAATTTAACAGTTACAGATGTAACAGCATCTAGAGAGTTTTTAGAGAGGTATTTTGGTTTAATTTGTAGTGGAACAAGGGGGAATGCCTTTGTAGTTATGCGTGATAATGATGGATTTATACTAACTTTAATGAAGGGAAAAGAAGTTCAGTATCCAAAAACATTTCATGTAGGATTTCCACAAGGAAGTGAAGAACAAGTAGATAAGATAAATCAAAGATTGAAGAAAGATGGATTTTTGGTGGAGCCTCCTAAGCATGCCCATGCATATACATTTTACGTTGAAGCACCTGGTGGATTTACAATTGAAGTAATGTGCTAA
- a CDS encoding vWA domain-containing protein, with protein sequence MKIRICATFMLFLFIWLHPYWTFAKGEEAKERVVSLVYDDSGSMRNNDRWKYANYALQSLVALLDEKDTFSYVPMSKPNNPLNISLTKDKRQTEIEGIGAWKTYLNTPFSAVETAMQSIKKEADIDGKREFWLIVLTDGAFNDLEKDKVGGKEQITQKLAQFKKEMDAKKISLHPVLITMEEDLGQQEKEQLNTFKEIWKKEINGVTMPSSGEDGIVKSVNQVAALVANRDPFSSVESIVKTKVVGKKVEITTPFPLKRMALVRQSPSLSNYQVTQISKPLQLQSSFSIHAPGEAKLFGNIVHISTENQEVIKPGTYTIEVDRDIEKEGLQVLVEPALNYTVSTYDKDDNSQKNVEQMYEGVTAVIEAKPTELPIQSSYFQAEVEIDGKQYPMKWNDKRHVFYYETKIGKGLVRGKVHMNIKGFYRQTKEFKIETTEKPKLSLQTVTKDYEEKVTNLENSKPFILQPKLDGKPMTEGAVKKLLKSTGVTSKQSINYEIKQRGNQIYVYPRPYYSDTFNFTDTGTVEATIVIQDAKLQEVKKQISLHIQSAPFYEKYALIFKFVIPITLLLLVVGIIVLGWIVRPRFHRKALLYYEWDQEVAKDWLYQSEPELLRNKWWKHYFGIPFRAERKTVQSVTFIAKKGSKSVFVAKESQVVGMIIDGMFITEEEVGMEHKTLYPNELLLIDRGYGKEIYKYECE encoded by the coding sequence ATGAAAATTCGAATTTGTGCCACATTCATGTTGTTTCTATTTATATGGTTACATCCTTATTGGACTTTTGCAAAAGGAGAGGAGGCAAAGGAAAGGGTCGTTTCACTTGTATATGATGATTCGGGCAGCATGAGAAATAACGATCGCTGGAAATATGCCAATTACGCTTTGCAAAGTTTAGTTGCGCTATTAGATGAAAAAGATACATTTTCTTATGTTCCAATGAGCAAGCCGAATAATCCGTTAAACATTTCGTTAACGAAGGATAAAAGGCAAACAGAAATTGAAGGAATTGGAGCGTGGAAAACGTATTTAAATACTCCTTTTAGCGCAGTAGAGACGGCGATGCAATCTATAAAAAAGGAAGCAGATATAGATGGAAAACGTGAATTTTGGCTTATTGTATTAACTGACGGGGCATTTAATGATCTAGAAAAAGATAAAGTTGGCGGAAAAGAACAAATTACACAGAAATTAGCCCAGTTTAAGAAAGAAATGGATGCAAAAAAGATATCGTTACATCCAGTCTTAATTACGATGGAAGAAGATTTAGGACAACAAGAAAAAGAACAACTAAATACGTTCAAGGAAATATGGAAGAAAGAGATAAACGGAGTTACGATGCCGTCAAGCGGAGAGGATGGCATTGTAAAAAGTGTAAATCAAGTGGCAGCATTAGTTGCGAATCGTGATCCATTCTCCTCCGTTGAATCGATTGTAAAAACGAAAGTAGTAGGAAAGAAAGTAGAGATTACAACGCCGTTCCCATTAAAGCGTATGGCGCTTGTACGACAATCGCCTTCGCTGTCTAATTATCAGGTCACACAAATTTCGAAACCATTACAGTTACAGTCTTCTTTTTCCATACATGCACCCGGAGAAGCGAAATTATTCGGAAATATAGTTCATATAAGCACGGAAAATCAGGAAGTCATTAAACCAGGAACATATACGATAGAAGTGGATCGGGATATTGAGAAAGAAGGATTGCAAGTACTTGTTGAACCAGCGCTTAACTATACGGTTTCTACTTATGACAAAGATGATAATAGTCAAAAAAATGTTGAACAAATGTACGAAGGTGTTACTGCTGTTATTGAAGCAAAGCCTACTGAGTTACCAATTCAGTCTTCTTACTTTCAAGCAGAAGTAGAAATAGACGGAAAACAATATCCGATGAAGTGGAACGATAAGAGGCATGTGTTTTATTACGAAACGAAGATTGGTAAAGGGTTAGTACGTGGAAAAGTTCATATGAATATAAAGGGATTTTACAGACAGACGAAAGAATTCAAAATTGAAACAACAGAAAAGCCAAAATTATCACTTCAAACTGTTACGAAAGATTATGAAGAAAAAGTAACGAATTTAGAGAATAGTAAACCGTTTATTTTACAACCAAAGTTAGATGGTAAGCCGATGACAGAAGGGGCTGTAAAGAAACTATTAAAATCTACTGGTGTCACATCTAAACAATCAATCAACTATGAAATAAAACAACGTGGTAATCAAATTTACGTTTATCCTCGTCCTTATTACTCCGACACATTCAATTTCACAGATACTGGCACCGTAGAAGCTACCATCGTTATACAAGATGCGAAATTACAAGAAGTAAAGAAGCAAATATCACTCCATATTCAAAGTGCGCCGTTTTATGAAAAGTATGCGCTTATTTTTAAGTTTGTCATTCCTATCACTTTATTGCTGCTAGTAGTAGGCATAATCGTTTTAGGATGGATTGTTCGTCCAAGATTTCACCGGAAAGCGCTATTGTATTACGAATGGGATCAAGAAGTAGCGAAAGATTGGTTATATCAATCTGAACCAGAATTACTTCGAAATAAATGGTGGAAACATTATTTTGGTATCCCATTTCGAGCAGAAAGAAAAACTGTGCAATCCGTTACGTTTATAGCCAAGAAAGGTTCGAAATCTGTCTTTGTAGCGAAAGAGTCACAAGTAGTAGGAATGATTATTGATGGGATGTTTATAACAGAGGAAGAAGTAGGAATGGAGCATAAGACACTATATCCAAATGAACTTTTACTAATTGATAGAGGATATGGTAAGGAGATTTACAAATACGAATGTGAATAG
- a CDS encoding class I SAM-dependent methyltransferase has protein sequence MERNTYIDFLAYYGIGSAHPGGFTLTKQLLAQLPLRQGADVLEIGCGTGKTAAYMTKEFGYKVTAVEKNEIMIQKAKDRWLFERLNVQLIQGDAERLPCLNDSFEFVLGESILAFTDKERVISECYRVLQKDGKLVVIEMIINTHIEKSEEEKIAQLYGMKELLTENEWVQLFQKANFKRITIAGGGTIAETISSYIEEPEWNVSTYIPNELYEAWVQHENVRLMYQHILGHRIFICEK, from the coding sequence ATGGAACGAAATACTTACATCGATTTCTTAGCTTATTACGGAATAGGAAGTGCTCATCCTGGTGGTTTTACGTTAACAAAACAATTGCTAGCACAACTGCCTCTTAGACAAGGAGCGGATGTCCTTGAGATAGGTTGTGGTACAGGGAAAACAGCGGCTTACATGACAAAAGAATTCGGTTATAAAGTAACAGCGGTTGAAAAGAATGAAATTATGATTCAAAAAGCGAAAGATAGATGGTTGTTTGAAAGATTGAATGTACAATTGATTCAAGGTGATGCAGAGCGATTACCTTGTTTAAATGATTCATTTGAGTTTGTGCTTGGGGAATCGATACTCGCTTTTACAGATAAAGAAAGGGTTATATCAGAGTGCTATCGTGTATTACAGAAGGATGGTAAGCTTGTTGTCATTGAAATGATTATTAATACACATATTGAGAAGAGTGAGGAAGAAAAAATTGCCCAATTATATGGCATGAAAGAATTATTAACTGAGAATGAGTGGGTACAACTATTTCAGAAAGCAAATTTCAAAAGAATTACAATTGCTGGCGGTGGTACAATTGCAGAAACGATATCTAGCTATATAGAAGAGCCGGAATGGAATGTATCAACATATATTCCGAATGAGTTATATGAGGCATGGGTACAGCATGAAAATGTACGGCTTATGTACCAACATATTTTAGGGCATCGTATTTTTATATGTGAAAAATAA
- a CDS encoding ABC transporter permease subunit — MNKQLFLASLKETQKNILSYAFGAALYLWLLIWIFPSMVSAKGLNELIAAMPDSVKKIVGMESPIQNVMDFLAGEYYSLLFIIILTIFCVTVATHLIARHVDKGAMAYLLATPVSRVEIAITQAAVLILGLLIIVSVTYVAGLVGAEWFLQDNNLNKELFLKINVVGGLIFLVVSAYSFFFSCICNDERKALSYSASLTILFFVLDMVGKLSDKLEWMRSLSLFTLFHPKEIAEGTYNIWPVSIGLTAGALCIFIVAIVVFKKRDLPL; from the coding sequence ATGAATAAGCAATTATTTTTAGCTAGTTTGAAAGAAACACAAAAAAATATTTTGAGTTATGCGTTTGGTGCGGCTTTATATTTGTGGTTATTAATTTGGATATTCCCGTCAATGGTATCAGCGAAAGGGCTAAATGAACTAATAGCTGCCATGCCTGATAGTGTGAAAAAAATCGTTGGTATGGAAAGTCCGATTCAAAACGTAATGGATTTTTTAGCTGGTGAATACTATAGTCTATTGTTTATTATCATTTTAACAATTTTTTGTGTAACAGTTGCAACACATTTAATTGCTCGTCATGTAGATAAAGGAGCAATGGCATACTTGTTAGCAACACCTGTATCTAGAGTGGAAATTGCTATTACACAAGCTGCTGTTCTCATATTGGGACTTCTGATTATTGTATCTGTTACGTATGTAGCTGGGTTAGTAGGTGCAGAATGGTTTTTACAAGATAATAACTTAAATAAAGAATTATTTTTGAAGATAAATGTAGTCGGAGGGCTCATATTTTTAGTCGTTAGTGCGTATTCATTTTTCTTTTCTTGTATATGTAATGACGAAAGAAAGGCACTAAGTTATTCAGCGAGTTTAACTATCTTATTTTTCGTATTGGATATGGTAGGTAAATTAAGTGATAAGTTAGAGTGGATGAGAAGTCTATCATTATTCACGCTGTTTCATCCGAAAGAAATTGCTGAAGGAACGTATAATATATGGCCGGTAAGTATAGGTTTAACTGCTGGAGCACTTTGTATTTTCATAGTAGCAATTGTAGTTTTTAAGAAGAGGGATTTACCGTTGTAA
- a CDS encoding peptide ABC transporter substrate-binding protein — protein MKKKQMKKLTAVVAPVLAMSMALTACSTSGGDKKTSTNSSSGGDSKSGEKLATKQVFNKTENQEIPTMDTSKSTDTLGSQILGNTMEGLYRLDKENKPIPAAAESSTKSEDGKKYTFKLRKDAKWSNGDPVTAKDFVFAWQRLLDPKTAAEYAFIAFPIKNAEAVNKGEKPVTELGVKAVDDLTLEVELEQAVPYFLNLVAFPSYYPLNEKFVKEKGDKYGLESDTTVYNGPFVLTDWKHEQGWKLKKNDQYWDKKTVKLDEINYSVVKEPATNVNLYDSGQIDFSLLTGEFVDKYRNNKEEYGVYNEPSTFFIRLNQKRGGQDTPLKSKKLREAIALSIDKKNLTNVILNDGSKPADYLVPKGLAAGPDGKDFQETFKNGIKPDAKKAAAAWEEAKKELGKDQVTIEFLNYDTGNAKKVGEYVKDQIEKNLKGVTVNIKLQPFKQKLKLESDQDYDISYGGWSPDYADPMTYLDMFESKHSHNQMSFSDQKYDEIIKKAGGELMSDAKKRWEELGKAEKLLLQEDVALVPLYQSARSYVMKPHVKGVVKHNISPEYSYKWAYVTEK, from the coding sequence ATGAAAAAGAAACAAATGAAAAAACTAACAGCAGTTGTAGCACCGGTTTTAGCAATGAGCATGGCGTTAACAGCATGTTCTACATCAGGTGGAGATAAGAAGACAAGCACAAATTCTAGCTCTGGTGGAGATAGTAAGTCAGGGGAAAAATTAGCAACGAAACAAGTGTTCAATAAAACAGAAAATCAGGAAATTCCAACAATGGATACGTCGAAGAGTACAGATACTTTGGGCTCTCAAATTTTAGGGAACACAATGGAAGGCTTATACCGTTTAGATAAAGAGAATAAACCAATCCCAGCTGCGGCAGAATCAAGCACGAAGAGTGAGGATGGTAAAAAATATACATTTAAATTACGTAAAGATGCAAAATGGTCAAATGGTGATCCTGTAACAGCGAAAGATTTCGTATTTGCATGGCAACGTTTATTAGATCCAAAAACAGCTGCTGAGTATGCATTCATTGCATTCCCAATTAAAAATGCAGAAGCGGTTAATAAAGGTGAAAAACCTGTAACAGAACTAGGAGTTAAAGCAGTAGATGACCTTACTTTAGAAGTTGAATTAGAACAAGCAGTACCATACTTCTTAAACTTAGTAGCATTCCCATCGTACTATCCATTAAATGAGAAATTTGTAAAAGAAAAAGGGGATAAATACGGTTTAGAATCTGATACAACTGTATATAATGGACCGTTCGTTCTTACTGATTGGAAGCATGAGCAAGGTTGGAAACTGAAGAAGAATGATCAATATTGGGATAAAAAGACTGTGAAATTAGATGAAATTAACTATAGTGTTGTAAAAGAGCCAGCAACTAATGTGAATTTATATGATAGTGGTCAAATTGATTTCTCCTTATTAACAGGTGAATTTGTTGACAAATATAGAAATAATAAAGAGGAATATGGGGTGTATAACGAACCAAGTACGTTCTTTATACGTTTAAACCAGAAACGTGGTGGACAAGATACACCATTAAAGAGCAAGAAATTACGTGAAGCAATTGCGCTATCAATTGATAAAAAGAATTTAACAAATGTTATTTTAAATGATGGGTCAAAACCTGCAGATTATTTAGTGCCGAAAGGCTTAGCAGCTGGACCTGATGGGAAAGACTTCCAAGAAACGTTTAAAAACGGTATTAAACCAGATGCGAAAAAAGCAGCTGCTGCATGGGAAGAAGCGAAAAAAGAACTTGGAAAAGATCAAGTTACAATTGAGTTTTTAAACTATGATACTGGTAATGCGAAAAAAGTTGGGGAATATGTAAAAGATCAAATTGAGAAAAACTTAAAAGGTGTAACAGTAAATATTAAACTGCAGCCGTTTAAACAAAAACTTAAATTAGAATCAGATCAAGATTATGATATTTCATATGGTGGATGGAGCCCAGATTATGCGGATCCAATGACATATTTAGATATGTTTGAAAGTAAGCACTCTCATAACCAAATGAGTTTCTCTGATCAGAAATATGATGAAATAATTAAAAAAGCTGGTGGGGAATTAATGAGTGATGCGAAGAAACGCTGGGAGGAACTAGGAAAAGCAGAGAAACTACTTCTTCAAGAAGATGTAGCTCTTGTACCTTTATATCAAAGTGCTAGATCTTATGTTATGAAACCGCATGTAAAAGGTGTTGTTAAGCATAATATTAGCCCAGAATACAGCTATAAGTGGGCATATGTTACTGAAAAATAA
- a CDS encoding dicarboxylate/amino acid:cation symporter: MRIAKNLTFQVIVAIICGIAVGAIWPSVGQQMKPIGETFINMIKMVIAPIIFLTIVLGIASMGSMKKVGRVGGKALLYFEIVTTAALIIGIIVANVVRPGDGLDPSKLKGGDVSQYVQSGQEMKWMDFFLHIVPSNMFEAFAKGDILQVLFFSILFGAGLTMLGKNGQPVIDFFERLSKVFFNILSIVMKLAPVGAFGGMAFTIGKYGLSTLIPLGKLMICVYATMALFVFIVLNFICKLYKFSLWKYLAHIKEELLIVLGTSSSESVLPRMMTKMEDLGCSKPVVGLVIPTGYSFNLDGTTIYLSMATIFLAQVFHVDLSLGQQLTIIAILLVTSKGAAAVTGGGFIVLASTLSAMNVIPLEGLALLLGVDRFMSEARAIVNLIGNGIATVVVAKSENEFDDEKYTKVIEEMKREKIAG, translated from the coding sequence ATGAGAATTGCAAAGAATTTAACATTCCAAGTTATTGTGGCCATTATTTGTGGTATTGCAGTAGGGGCAATTTGGCCGAGTGTTGGACAACAAATGAAGCCAATTGGTGAAACATTCATCAATATGATTAAAATGGTTATTGCACCGATTATCTTTTTAACAATTGTGCTCGGTATTGCAAGTATGGGAAGTATGAAAAAGGTAGGCCGTGTTGGTGGGAAGGCACTATTATATTTTGAAATTGTTACAACAGCGGCTTTAATTATTGGTATCATCGTAGCGAATGTTGTGCGTCCTGGAGACGGATTAGATCCCTCAAAACTAAAGGGCGGAGATGTTTCGCAATATGTACAAAGCGGACAAGAAATGAAATGGATGGATTTCTTTTTACATATCGTGCCGTCTAACATGTTTGAAGCATTCGCCAAAGGTGATATTTTACAAGTTCTGTTCTTCTCCATTTTATTCGGCGCAGGGTTAACGATGTTAGGGAAAAATGGACAACCGGTTATTGACTTTTTTGAAAGATTATCGAAAGTATTTTTTAACATTTTATCAATTGTAATGAAATTAGCACCGGTTGGAGCATTCGGTGGGATGGCATTTACAATTGGGAAGTATGGTTTAAGCACGCTCATACCACTTGGCAAATTAATGATTTGTGTATATGCGACAATGGCATTATTTGTTTTTATTGTTTTAAATTTTATTTGTAAACTGTACAAATTTAGTTTGTGGAAATATTTAGCTCACATTAAAGAAGAATTACTCATTGTTCTCGGGACATCGTCATCAGAATCAGTACTGCCGCGAATGATGACAAAGATGGAAGACTTGGGATGTTCGAAGCCAGTAGTAGGTTTAGTCATTCCGACAGGATACTCATTTAATTTAGATGGAACGACAATTTATTTATCGATGGCTACTATATTTTTAGCTCAAGTCTTTCATGTCGATCTTTCACTAGGTCAACAATTAACTATAATAGCTATTTTATTAGTTACATCTAAAGGTGCAGCAGCAGTAACTGGTGGAGGTTTTATTGTGCTAGCATCTACTTTATCTGCAATGAATGTTATCCCATTAGAAGGTTTAGCGCTATTACTTGGTGTAGATCGTTTCATGTCAGAAGCACGTGCTATCGTTAATTTAATTGGTAACGGTATTGCAACTGTAGTTGTTGCAAAAAGTGAAAATGAATTTGATGATGAGAAGTATACGAAAGTAATAGAGGAAATGAAAAGAGAAAAAATAGCCGGGTAA
- a CDS encoding RNA polymerase sigma factor yields the protein MKVIPLYKMIIKEETDVSLAKKGDHEAFITLIHTEKVKMYRIAKAMLRDETNIEDAIQTTILKAYENIKKLKKEEFFQTWLIRILMNECNNIIRAYKNVIVTEENDYNMSACDQYEDIDLYNAIQSLHEELRAVTVLYYYEDMNQDSIAKLLEIPKGTVKSRLSRAREQLQKRLKME from the coding sequence GTGAAAGTAATCCCTTTATATAAAATGATTATAAAAGAAGAAACCGATGTTTCTTTAGCGAAAAAAGGCGATCATGAAGCCTTTATAACGCTTATACATACAGAAAAAGTGAAGATGTATCGAATAGCAAAGGCGATGTTACGTGATGAGACAAATATAGAGGACGCGATACAGACAACAATTTTAAAAGCTTATGAAAATATAAAAAAACTAAAAAAAGAAGAGTTTTTTCAAACTTGGTTAATTCGAATTTTAATGAATGAGTGTAACAATATTATTAGAGCGTATAAAAATGTAATTGTGACAGAAGAGAATGATTACAATATGAGTGCGTGTGATCAGTATGAAGATATAGATTTGTATAATGCGATTCAATCGTTACATGAAGAATTAAGAGCTGTTACGGTGCTTTATTACTATGAAGATATGAATCAAGATAGTATTGCGAAGCTGTTAGAAATACCGAAAGGAACAGTGAAATCAAGATTATCGCGTGCGAGGGAACAACTACAAAAAAGATTAAAGATGGAATAG